In Tenacibaculum pacificus, a single window of DNA contains:
- a CDS encoding DEAD/DEAH box helicase encodes MNNEKNWLQYYKNSLSDSENLAIDIDKIKNLFQQETTDLSNGLINSKQANELLDIEERRINRIKGVSKKDDPKWYKVEETKIVLSPFHLTYQTNDDLKHKPRDIYPFWIIAMVNRSGELKAPKELFPLIVRNYLTPIADIKNDFIFSEIDTVLDAKDMEEPQADYEDETISWGEYWAYINDVFSQITTNSLQSYQVEKYTTQYQLTYFALSSKISTAKSILFLYENLLKNTEEIPILSKIINPFAKDKKTPVTDADFLNYNQLHLGQMSNKFPLSISQRKTLLSYLTSEENAITAVNGPPGTGKTTLLQSLVATEFVKSAIEGKDAPVILACSNNNQAVTNIIDSFINSKSSLEELSARWIPNFNGYATYLPSNSKNEKSLKDINFLKGNIFGNEGTLCDLENEKYLNEAEYYFLTNYCHYFNAETNSLEDVCDYLQDEIITIENTLIEGTNFSSDYINSINYINNILLNKDDYIKKDIFKIAKLKEWRTIITRLKSTIKQNDFYQKITQYFKIDTDISENNSEVIFKISEKNIENYDNAISFIKECIANLNMALQSNLQLKNWKSENNIKGFPYISETQMWKNEYEKINSNNHTPRFFYDEIDMELRHKSFLFAVHYWEARWLIATKYALNNDTEKGTGENSIKNKWKRRAMLTPCFVATFYMAPSHFLYSQFLGENENGKPDFDYLPLYNFLDLLIVDEAGQVTPEVSIPMFSLAKKAFVIGDLKQIEPIWSIPNKIDIGNLTTLNMLQNEEDEAYLKNIGFLASNGSIMKMAQNACEFETPLSEEKVQGLVLLEHRRCNDEIINFCNELAYNGILKPMKGKAKENQIFPSMMAYHVAGISERKFNSRCNISEVKAIITWLQQNKEKIQEAYKVENIENILGIITPFASQKGELSQALTQAGFKVNNIKLGTVHALQGAERNIILFSSVYSNEDEGTLFFEKDNKPNILNVAVSRAKDSFILFGDTRIFDETKNTPSGILKKHLNIYEMEK; translated from the coding sequence GTGAATAACGAAAAAAATTGGTTACAATATTATAAAAACAGTTTATCTGATAGCGAAAATTTAGCAATTGATATTGATAAAATCAAAAACTTATTTCAACAAGAAACAACTGATTTAAGTAATGGACTTATCAATTCAAAACAAGCCAATGAATTATTAGATATTGAAGAACGTCGAATTAATCGAATAAAAGGTGTTAGCAAAAAAGACGACCCAAAATGGTATAAAGTAGAAGAAACAAAAATAGTTTTATCTCCTTTTCATTTAACATATCAAACTAACGATGATTTAAAACACAAACCACGAGATATTTATCCATTTTGGATAATTGCAATGGTAAATCGTTCGGGAGAATTAAAAGCACCTAAAGAATTATTTCCGTTAATTGTACGTAATTATTTAACGCCAATTGCTGACATCAAAAATGATTTTATTTTTTCTGAAATTGATACCGTTTTAGATGCTAAAGATATGGAAGAACCTCAAGCTGATTATGAAGATGAAACAATATCTTGGGGTGAATATTGGGCATATATAAATGATGTATTTTCACAAATCACCACAAATAGCTTACAAAGTTATCAAGTAGAAAAATATACTACACAATATCAATTGACTTATTTTGCTCTTAGTTCAAAAATTTCTACGGCAAAGAGTATTCTTTTTTTATATGAAAACTTATTAAAAAACACTGAAGAAATTCCTATTTTATCAAAAATAATAAATCCATTTGCTAAGGATAAAAAAACACCTGTAACAGATGCTGATTTTTTAAATTACAATCAATTGCATTTAGGGCAAATGTCTAATAAATTTCCGTTATCTATAAGTCAACGTAAAACATTATTATCCTATTTAACTTCCGAAGAAAATGCCATTACTGCCGTAAATGGTCCTCCTGGAACGGGTAAAACAACACTTTTACAAAGTTTAGTTGCTACTGAATTTGTAAAATCCGCTATTGAAGGAAAAGATGCGCCCGTAATTTTGGCGTGTTCTAACAATAATCAAGCGGTTACTAATATTATTGATAGTTTTATAAACTCTAAAAGTTCGTTAGAAGAATTATCTGCTCGTTGGATTCCAAATTTTAACGGATACGCAACTTATTTACCTTCAAATTCTAAAAATGAAAAATCTTTAAAAGATATTAATTTTTTAAAGGGAAATATATTTGGTAATGAGGGAACTTTATGTGATTTAGAAAATGAAAAATACTTAAATGAAGCTGAATATTATTTTTTAACTAATTATTGTCATTATTTTAATGCCGAAACAAATTCGTTAGAAGATGTTTGCGATTATCTGCAAGACGAAATAATTACCATTGAAAATACTTTAATTGAAGGCACCAATTTTTCAAGCGATTATATTAATAGCATCAATTATATTAATAATATTCTTTTAAATAAAGATGATTATATAAAAAAAGATATTTTTAAAATAGCAAAATTAAAAGAATGGCGTACTATAATAACTCGTTTAAAATCTACGATAAAACAAAATGATTTTTATCAAAAAATAACTCAATATTTTAAAATTGATACTGATATTTCTGAAAATAATTCAGAAGTTATTTTTAAAATATCAGAAAAAAACATTGAAAATTATGATAACGCTATTTCGTTTATAAAAGAATGTATTGCCAACTTAAATATGGCTTTACAATCAAATTTACAGCTAAAAAATTGGAAATCTGAAAATAACATCAAAGGATTTCCATATATTTCTGAAACTCAAATGTGGAAAAATGAATATGAGAAAATAAATTCAAATAATCATACTCCACGATTTTTTTATGATGAAATAGATATGGAACTACGTCATAAATCTTTTTTATTCGCTGTTCATTATTGGGAAGCTCGTTGGTTAATTGCTACAAAATATGCGCTGAATAATGACACCGAAAAAGGTACTGGCGAAAATTCGATTAAAAATAAATGGAAACGAAGAGCAATGCTAACGCCTTGTTTTGTAGCTACTTTTTATATGGCTCCTAGTCATTTTTTATACAGTCAATTTTTGGGTGAAAATGAAAATGGAAAACCTGATTTCGACTATTTACCTTTATACAATTTTTTAGACCTTTTAATTGTTGATGAAGCTGGACAAGTAACTCCAGAGGTAAGTATTCCAATGTTTTCTTTAGCTAAAAAAGCATTTGTTATTGGCGATTTAAAACAAATTGAACCTATTTGGTCTATTCCTAATAAAATTGATATCGGAAATTTAACTACGCTTAATATGCTTCAAAATGAAGAAGATGAAGCATATTTAAAAAACATCGGATTTTTAGCTTCTAACGGAAGTATTATGAAAATGGCACAAAATGCTTGTGAATTTGAAACTCCTTTATCCGAAGAAAAAGTACAAGGATTAGTTTTATTAGAACACCGAAGATGTAACGATGAAATTATTAATTTCTGTAATGAATTAGCCTACAACGGTATTTTAAAACCAATGAAAGGAAAAGCTAAAGAGAATCAAATTTTCCCGTCAATGATGGCGTATCACGTGGCAGGAATTAGCGAACGTAAATTCAATAGTCGCTGTAATATTAGCGAGGTAAAAGCAATTATTACTTGGTTACAACAAAATAAAGAAAAAATTCAAGAGGCTTATAAAGTTGAAAACATTGAAAATATTTTAGGAATTATTACGCCTTTCGCTAGTCAAAAAGGAGAATTATCACAAGCTTTAACCCAAGCAGGTTTTAAAGTTAATAACATCAAACTAGGAACAGTTCACGCCTTACAAGGTGCTGAGCGTAACATTATTTTATTCAGTTCGGTGTATTCTAACGAAGATGAGGGAACTTTATTTTTTGAAAAAGATAACAAACCTAACATTTTAAATGTAGCGGTTTCCAGAGCAAAAGATAGTTTTATTTTATTTGGTGATACTCGAATTTTTGATGAAACAAAAAATACGCCGTCTGGAATTTTAAAAAAACATTTAAATATTTATGAAATGGAAAAGTAA
- the rocD gene encoding ornithine--oxo-acid transaminase, whose protein sequence is MALDQLTSQQAIELEDKHGAHNYHPLPVVLSKGEGVHVWDVEGKKYYDFLSAYSAVNQGHCHPKIVDAMVNQAKTLTLTSRAFHNDMLGKYEKFATELFGFDKILPMNTGAEAVETALKLCRKWAYEVKGLSENQAKIVVCENNFHGRTTTIISFSNDAVARTNFGPFTNGFIKIEYNNLKALEEVLESDSNIAGFLVEPIQGEAGVYVPTEGYLAAAKALCAKHNVLFIADEVQTGIARTGRLLATCGNCSCADKNCSGSPETKPDILILGKAISGGAYPVSAVLANNSIMNVIKPGNHGSTFGGNPVAAAVAMAALEVVQDEKLAENAERLGEIFRAELAEFAKTTDLVLSVRGKGLLNAVLINDTEDSSTAWDICMNLRDNGLLAKPTHGNIIRFAPPLVMTEEQLMDCIAIIKKTISEFKK, encoded by the coding sequence ATGGCTTTAGACCAATTAACTTCGCAACAAGCGATTGAATTAGAAGACAAACACGGAGCACACAATTATCACCCGTTACCAGTGGTATTAAGTAAAGGTGAAGGTGTACATGTATGGGATGTTGAAGGAAAAAAGTATTATGACTTTTTATCTGCTTATTCGGCAGTAAACCAAGGACATTGTCATCCGAAAATTGTTGATGCAATGGTAAACCAAGCAAAAACATTAACTTTAACTTCTCGTGCTTTTCATAACGATATGTTAGGTAAATATGAGAAATTTGCTACTGAGCTTTTTGGTTTTGATAAAATATTACCAATGAATACAGGTGCTGAAGCGGTAGAAACTGCTTTAAAATTATGTAGAAAATGGGCATACGAAGTAAAAGGACTTAGTGAAAATCAAGCAAAAATTGTTGTTTGTGAAAATAATTTCCACGGACGTACTACAACTATTATTTCTTTTTCTAATGATGCTGTAGCTCGTACAAATTTTGGACCATTTACAAACGGATTTATTAAAATAGAATACAACAACTTAAAAGCTTTAGAAGAAGTTTTAGAAAGTGATAGTAATATTGCAGGTTTCTTAGTAGAGCCAATTCAAGGTGAAGCAGGTGTTTACGTGCCAACTGAAGGATATTTAGCAGCAGCAAAAGCATTATGTGCTAAACATAATGTATTATTTATTGCTGATGAGGTTCAAACAGGTATTGCTCGTACAGGTCGTTTATTAGCTACTTGTGGTAACTGTTCTTGTGCTGATAAAAATTGTTCAGGTTCTCCTGAAACTAAACCTGATATTTTAATTTTAGGTAAGGCTATTTCTGGTGGAGCATATCCTGTTTCTGCTGTATTAGCTAATAACAGTATTATGAATGTTATTAAACCTGGAAATCATGGTTCTACTTTTGGTGGTAATCCTGTAGCTGCAGCTGTAGCAATGGCAGCTTTAGAAGTTGTACAAGATGAAAAATTAGCTGAAAATGCTGAACGTTTAGGTGAAATATTTAGAGCTGAATTAGCTGAGTTTGCTAAAACTACTGATTTAGTTTTATCTGTAAGAGGTAAAGGTTTATTAAACGCTGTTTTAATTAACGATACTGAAGATAGTTCTACTGCTTGGGATATTTGTATGAACTTACGTGATAACGGATTATTAGCTAAACCAACACACGGAAATATTATCCGTTTTGCACCACCTTTAGTTATGACTGAAGAGCAATTAATGGATTGTATCGCTATTATTAAGAAAACTATTTCTGAGTTTAAAAAATAA
- a CDS encoding mechanosensitive ion channel, producing the protein MNEILNTYNQLTGSFGKPISALLIIILGWLVAKLIRTLINKISDNSGLNSKLSNSKISFGDLISKLVYYLIMIFVFMLALDKLGMTSVLEPIKGLLNGFTKFIPNIVGAGLVAYIGYMLATIVSELIGLSGGTIQKFTPKLNLPENINLVTILKKVVFIFIFIPLLIAALNILNISSISEPATSMLESFFAAIPKILVATLILIIFVVGGKFLSNLIKDLLDSLNLNEILKSANLDSFTGKTNVEKLIANIVYAFIVLFGLMTAIDKLEFTKLSEIMNTVVNLAGNILFGLVILAIGNWIASIASKNFIKSDDNKFVGGIIKVAILTVFLAIGLRRMGIADDIINLAFGITLGAVALTVVLSFGLGGREAAGKQMDKILNKFNKKE; encoded by the coding sequence ATGAATGAGATTTTAAATACATACAACCAACTTACTGGCAGCTTTGGCAAACCTATTAGTGCATTATTAATTATCATACTAGGATGGTTAGTTGCTAAATTAATCAGAACACTTATCAATAAAATAAGTGACAACAGTGGATTAAACAGTAAATTAAGTAATAGTAAAATTAGTTTTGGTGATTTAATATCAAAATTAGTTTATTATTTAATAATGATTTTTGTTTTTATGCTAGCACTAGATAAATTAGGAATGACAAGCGTTTTAGAGCCTATTAAAGGTTTATTAAATGGTTTTACTAAATTTATTCCAAATATTGTAGGTGCAGGTCTTGTTGCTTACATCGGTTATATGTTGGCGACTATCGTTTCAGAATTAATTGGTTTATCAGGAGGAACTATTCAAAAGTTTACACCAAAATTAAACCTTCCTGAAAATATTAATTTAGTTACTATTCTTAAAAAAGTAGTTTTTATCTTTATTTTTATTCCACTTTTAATAGCTGCTTTAAATATCTTAAATATTAGTTCGATATCTGAACCTGCTACTAGCATGTTAGAAAGTTTTTTCGCTGCTATTCCTAAAATATTAGTTGCTACTTTAATATTAATTATTTTTGTTGTTGGTGGTAAATTTTTAAGTAATTTAATAAAAGATTTATTAGATAGTTTAAATCTTAACGAAATTTTAAAGAGTGCTAATTTAGACTCTTTTACAGGTAAAACAAATGTTGAAAAATTAATTGCAAATATTGTTTATGCTTTTATTGTATTATTCGGTTTAATGACTGCTATTGATAAATTAGAATTCACAAAGCTTTCTGAAATAATGAATACAGTTGTTAACCTTGCCGGAAACATCTTATTCGGACTTGTTATTTTAGCTATTGGAAATTGGATTGCTTCTATTGCATCTAAAAACTTTATAAAAAGTGATGACAATAAATTTGTCGGAGGAATTATAAAAGTAGCTATATTAACTGTATTTTTAGCAATAGGTTTACGTAGAATGGGTATTGCTGATGATATTATCAACTTAGCTTTTGGTATCACTTTAGGAGCTGTTGCTTTAACAGTTGTACTTTCTTTTGGTTTAGGTGGTCGTGAAGCCGCTGGTAAACAAATGGATAAGATATTAAACAAATTCAATAAAAAAGAATAA
- the rlmD gene encoding 23S rRNA (uracil(1939)-C(5))-methyltransferase RlmD translates to MPRRERNKFVHKNQVLELRIEDYAFGGKGIARIKSEEGSFVVFIPNTLPGQLVKAQISKSSKKYAEAKLIDVLEPSENEVEVPFQDIPGAPYIQLPIELQHQYKKESTLSLFQRIGKVENIDDLFDEFITSPNVFHYRNKMEYGFSAIGYDRVNKTDADFFTLGFKRRGTWWMGDNLDKDSGLFDAQVEDNLKVIREYCEKTGLAPWRGPRREGFFRYFVVRKSYKTNELLFNLVTTSPDLPNFDMQAFASLLKDIFGDRLAGLLHTINDEVGDRTIATSGSIKLVTGKDKIVEELLGLNFEISMKSFFQTNPKSAEKLYTKVVDYALENKEAVDNTVVMDLFCGTGTIGQILASRSENAKIVGVDIVASAIEDAKENAKRNKIEGLQFYAADVGKFLLEHPQYQNKIKTIILDPARAGIAPKTLRKIIRLNADRMVYVSCNPATQARDTEELINAGYKLKKISLVDQFPHTAHIETVVLFEK, encoded by the coding sequence ATGCCACGTAGAGAACGAAATAAATTTGTACACAAAAATCAAGTTTTAGAATTAAGAATTGAAGATTACGCTTTTGGAGGAAAAGGAATCGCTAGAATAAAATCCGAAGAAGGTAGTTTTGTAGTTTTTATTCCTAATACATTGCCTGGTCAGTTAGTAAAAGCTCAAATTAGTAAATCGAGTAAAAAATATGCCGAAGCAAAATTAATTGATGTTTTAGAACCTTCTGAAAATGAAGTTGAAGTTCCTTTTCAAGATATTCCTGGAGCTCCTTATATTCAATTACCTATTGAATTACAACATCAATATAAAAAAGAAAGTACCTTGTCTTTATTTCAAAGAATTGGGAAAGTAGAAAATATTGATGATTTATTTGATGAATTTATCACTTCTCCTAATGTATTTCATTACAGAAATAAAATGGAGTATGGTTTTTCTGCTATTGGTTACGATAGAGTAAATAAAACAGATGCCGATTTTTTCACATTAGGATTTAAACGTCGTGGAACTTGGTGGATGGGTGATAACCTAGATAAAGATTCTGGTTTATTTGATGCTCAAGTTGAAGATAATTTAAAAGTAATTCGTGAATATTGCGAAAAAACAGGATTAGCTCCTTGGCGTGGACCTAGAAGAGAAGGTTTTTTCAGATATTTTGTTGTTCGTAAATCGTACAAAACAAATGAATTATTATTCAATTTAGTTACAACTTCACCTGATTTACCAAATTTTGATATGCAAGCTTTTGCTAGTTTATTAAAAGATATTTTTGGTGATCGTTTAGCTGGTTTATTACATACTATAAATGATGAAGTTGGTGATAGAACTATCGCTACATCTGGAAGTATAAAACTTGTTACAGGGAAAGATAAAATTGTAGAAGAGTTATTAGGTTTAAACTTTGAAATAAGTATGAAAAGCTTTTTTCAAACAAATCCTAAATCCGCAGAAAAATTATATACAAAAGTTGTTGATTACGCTTTAGAAAATAAAGAAGCTGTTGACAATACTGTGGTTATGGATTTATTCTGTGGAACAGGAACTATCGGACAAATTTTAGCTTCAAGAAGTGAAAATGCAAAAATAGTTGGTGTAGATATCGTAGCTTCTGCAATTGAAGATGCAAAAGAAAATGCAAAACGAAATAAAATTGAAGGTTTACAATTTTACGCTGCTGATGTTGGTAAGTTCTTATTAGAACATCCTCAATATCAAAATAAAATAAAAACCATTATTTTAGATCCTGCTCGTGCTGGTATTGCGCCTAAAACATTACGTAAAATTATCAGATTAAATGCTGATAGAATGGTATATGTTTCGTGTAACCCTGCAACTCAAGCTCGTGATACTGAAGAATTAATTAATGCTGGTTATAAACTGAAAAAAATTAGTTTAGTAGATCAATTTCCACACACAGCACATATAGAAACTGTTGTTTTATTCGAAAAATAA
- a CDS encoding DUF6452 family protein — protein MKKYILLLFSCFIGFSSCEKDDFCVQNPVTPNLVLRFYDKNDTSEKKKVKRFSIIAQGKDSLFVGKETDSINIPLNTLTKETVYTLKMNATDNLIINNKIATLTIKYDTEEAYVSRSCGYKVIFNDVNLAHTGWINSLSTSEVNTIDNQTKAHVQVYY, from the coding sequence ATGAAAAAATATATCCTTCTTTTGTTTAGTTGTTTTATAGGATTTTCTTCTTGTGAAAAAGATGATTTCTGTGTTCAAAACCCTGTAACACCTAATTTAGTGTTGCGTTTTTATGATAAAAATGATACTTCTGAAAAAAAGAAGGTTAAACGTTTTTCAATTATAGCACAAGGTAAAGACAGTCTTTTTGTAGGTAAAGAAACTGATTCTATAAATATTCCTTTAAATACTTTAACTAAAGAAACTGTTTATACTTTAAAAATGAATGCTACAGATAATTTAATTATCAATAATAAAATAGCGACATTAACTATAAAATACGATACCGAAGAAGCTTATGTTTCTCGTTCGTGTGGTTATAAAGTTATATTTAATGATGTAAACTTAGCACATACAGGTTGGATTAACAGCCTGTCAACTTCAGAAGTTAATACTATTGATAATCAAACAAAAGCACATGTACAAGTATATTATTAG
- a CDS encoding DUF6048 family protein has product MYKYIISICLLFVYANGFSQENHQKKTEPKIEKIKKDSIIYKTGYGLRLGIDISKPALAIVDKSYSGLELVGDYRISKNWYVATELGFEEEITFEEFTKSTSKGSFIKLGANYNAYKNWLDMNNEIYVGFRYGFALFDQTLNSYKTNVGTPYFPSNTIKTPVTETGLTAHWTEIQLGIKVETFKNLFLSAGFSYKIMVSVDDQKNFKTLYAPGFNRVFESNTGFGFNYTISYLIPFINK; this is encoded by the coding sequence ATGTACAAGTATATTATTAGTATCTGTTTATTATTTGTGTATGCAAATGGTTTTTCTCAAGAAAATCATCAGAAAAAAACCGAACCTAAAATTGAAAAAATCAAAAAAGATTCCATTATCTACAAAACAGGTTATGGTTTACGATTAGGAATAGATATTAGTAAACCAGCTTTAGCTATCGTTGATAAAAGTTATAGCGGATTAGAACTAGTTGGTGATTATCGTATTTCTAAAAACTGGTATGTAGCTACCGAATTAGGATTTGAAGAAGAAATAACTTTTGAAGAATTTACAAAATCAACATCAAAAGGAAGTTTTATAAAGCTTGGTGCAAATTACAATGCCTATAAAAACTGGTTAGACATGAATAACGAAATTTATGTTGGTTTCAGATATGGATTTGCTCTTTTTGATCAAACTTTAAATAGCTATAAAACAAATGTTGGTACGCCTTATTTTCCTTCAAACACAATAAAAACACCTGTTACCGAAACTGGACTTACAGCTCATTGGACAGAGATTCAATTAGGTATTAAGGTCGAAACTTTTAAAAATCTATTTTTAAGTGCAGGGTTTTCTTATAAAATAATGGTTAGTGTAGATGATCAAAAAAACTTTAAAACACTTTATGCACCTGGTTTTAATAGAGTTTTTGAAAGTAATACTGGCTTTGGATTTAATTATACAATTTCATATCTAATACCTTTTATTAATAAGTAA
- a CDS encoding isopenicillin N synthase family dioxygenase, with protein sequence MNKIPSVNLEDFLSDDKNRKQKFINEIGDAYEKIGFVALKGHFLDDKLVENLYTEIKNFFDLPTNVKEKYEIPGIGGQRGYVSFGKESAKGKKEGDLKEFWHFGQYVDDASKYAKVYPENVTVEELAKFNEVGKQTYQMLEKTAKYVLRSLALHLNLEENYFDKYIKNGNSILRPIHYPPILSEPKGAERAAAHGDINLITLLMGAQGKGLQVQNNKGDWIDAVAQPDELMINVGDMLSRHSNNKLKSTIHRVTNPPKESWGTSRYSIPFFMHPISDMKLDVLENCVDDKNPKQFEDITAGEFLDERLRELGLKK encoded by the coding sequence ATGAATAAGATTCCTAGCGTAAATTTAGAAGATTTTTTATCTGATGATAAAAACAGAAAACAAAAATTCATCAATGAAATTGGTGACGCTTATGAAAAGATAGGATTTGTAGCTTTAAAAGGTCATTTTTTAGATGATAAATTAGTTGAAAATTTATATACTGAAATCAAGAATTTTTTCGATTTACCAACTAACGTAAAAGAAAAATATGAAATCCCTGGTATTGGAGGTCAAAGAGGTTATGTTTCCTTCGGAAAAGAAAGTGCCAAAGGAAAAAAAGAAGGCGATTTAAAAGAATTTTGGCATTTTGGTCAATACGTTGATGATGCTTCTAAATACGCTAAAGTGTATCCCGAAAATGTAACTGTTGAAGAACTTGCTAAATTTAACGAAGTAGGTAAACAAACCTATCAAATGTTAGAAAAAACAGCTAAGTATGTTTTACGATCGTTAGCATTACACTTAAATTTAGAGGAAAATTACTTTGATAAATATATCAAAAATGGAAATAGTATTTTACGCCCTATCCACTATCCTCCTATTTTATCTGAACCTAAAGGAGCAGAAAGAGCCGCTGCCCATGGAGATATCAACTTAATAACCTTGTTAATGGGAGCACAAGGAAAAGGATTACAAGTTCAAAATAATAAAGGAGATTGGATTGATGCAGTTGCACAACCAGATGAATTAATGATTAATGTTGGAGATATGCTCTCTAGACACAGTAATAATAAATTAAAATCTACCATACACCGAGTTACAAATCCGCCAAAGGAATCTTGGGGAACATCTCGTTATTCTATTCCTTTTTTTATGCATCCTATTTCTGATATGAAATTAGATGTTTTAGAAAATTGTGTTGATGACAAAAACCCAAAGCAATTTGAAGATATTACAGCCGGTGAATTTCTAGATGAGCGTTTACGTGAATTAGGATTAAAAAAATAA
- a CDS encoding translation initiation factor, with the protein MDLQDQLKNLFPDHQETEVEPEKKQGIWLQDDPILCKYEKRKGKPTTILDGYTGATEDFKKLAKEIKTKLSVGGSFKDDKIIIQGDYRDKIMQILKDKGFNVKRVGG; encoded by the coding sequence ATGGATTTACAAGATCAATTAAAAAACTTATTTCCTGATCATCAAGAAACGGAAGTTGAACCAGAAAAAAAACAAGGTATTTGGCTACAAGACGATCCAATACTTTGTAAATACGAAAAGCGAAAAGGAAAACCAACTACTATTTTAGATGGATATACAGGAGCTACTGAAGATTTTAAAAAATTAGCCAAAGAAATTAAAACAAAACTAAGTGTTGGCGGTAGTTTTAAAGATGATAAAATAATTATCCAAGGTGATTATCGTGATAAGATAATGCAAATTTTAAAAGACAAAGGCTTTAATGTAAAACGAGTTGGAGGTTAA
- a CDS encoding DUF1835 domain-containing protein, which produces MISLKLHITNGDTTSKKLEELNFEGKKITWREILCEGKTTTDVGSKNFWKNRFNFFKTYYRTSKQKFLNYTVKEYRALCNEKNQDEIVLWFDYDLLSQINMIALVSWLKRHRKGCQISLVSTEKINNKKSIELNTLSDNQLRQHYINRSILSQNDIEYADYIWQLYCSDNPLQLENAVKLHTNSTFKHLNKALKNHLQRFPSLKNGLNLIENSILKTINKNEFKNKNQLINNLSINHKNYGFLNNQYFNKMKILHKLFTSLNPITLTKAGKGVLAQQTNYYGKIRTDFSYLGGAKKYSYLYVNSTDKLLKITS; this is translated from the coding sequence ATGATTTCACTTAAACTACATATTACAAACGGAGATACCACAAGTAAAAAACTTGAAGAACTAAATTTTGAAGGTAAAAAAATTACATGGCGAGAAATACTCTGTGAAGGAAAAACAACAACTGATGTTGGTAGTAAAAACTTCTGGAAAAACCGTTTTAATTTCTTCAAAACATATTATAGAACATCTAAACAAAAGTTTCTAAACTACACCGTAAAAGAATACCGTGCACTTTGTAATGAAAAAAATCAAGATGAAATTGTCTTATGGTTTGATTATGATTTACTCTCTCAAATAAATATGATTGCCCTAGTTAGTTGGTTAAAACGCCATCGAAAAGGATGTCAAATATCATTAGTTTCTACTGAAAAAATCAATAATAAAAAATCAATAGAATTAAATACACTTTCTGATAATCAACTACGTCAACATTATATCAACAGAAGTATACTTTCTCAAAATGATATTGAATATGCTGATTATATTTGGCAATTATATTGTTCTGATAACCCGTTACAATTAGAAAATGCGGTTAAACTACATACAAATAGTACTTTTAAACACTTAAATAAAGCTTTAAAAAATCATTTACAACGTTTTCCTTCTCTAAAAAATGGGTTAAATCTTATCGAAAACAGTATTTTAAAAACGATTAACAAGAATGAATTTAAAAATAAAAACCAACTTATTAATAATTTATCAATAAATCATAAAAACTACGGATTCCTTAATAATCAATACTTTAACAAGATGAAAATATTGCATAAATTATTTACATCTTTAAATCCTATAACATTAACAAAGGCAGGAAAAGGAGTCTTAGCGCAACAAACCAATTATTATGGTAAAATACGTACTGATTTTTCGTATCTTGGAGGCGCTAAAAAATACAGCTATTTATATGTAAATTCAACTGATAAGCTGTTAAAAATCACATCATAA